The following are from one region of the Gloeocapsopsis sp. IPPAS B-1203 genome:
- a CDS encoding sulfocyanin-like copper-binding protein, with protein MLRRILLVGTLLLVWISGIEPWAIASQTVTQVKVLETEMAIELSPSTVPAGAVEFIAHNQGQLPHEMEIIKTDLPLAQMPIKDNRLDRKKVGEKIDEIEAEDLPSGATATLLTNLEHGRYLIECNIPGHFQAGMKAELFVE; from the coding sequence ATGCTAAGAAGAATCTTGCTGGTTGGGACATTGTTACTTGTTTGGATTAGCGGTATTGAGCCTTGGGCGATCGCATCTCAAACAGTAACTCAAGTCAAAGTTCTCGAAACTGAGATGGCAATTGAATTATCACCTAGTACAGTACCAGCTGGAGCAGTTGAATTCATTGCCCACAACCAAGGTCAACTTCCCCACGAAATGGAAATCATCAAAACTGATTTACCACTCGCTCAAATGCCTATCAAAGACAATCGACTCGATCGTAAAAAAGTCGGCGAAAAAATCGATGAAATCGAAGCAGAAGATCTCCCTAGTGGCGCAACCGCAACGCTTCTTACCAACCTAGAACATGGAAGATACCTCATCGAATGCAACATTCCAGGACACTTTCAAGCCGGAATGAAAGCCGAACTTTTTGTTGAATAA
- a CDS encoding carbon-nitrogen hydrolase family protein translates to MKPYLAAAIQMTSLPNLEKNLVQAEELIELAVRQGAKLVSLPENFSYLGEEAGKIAQASAIAQKSEKFLKTMAQRFQVTILGGGFPVPVDSTKVYNTALLIDPSGQELSRYHKVHLFDVNLPDGNTYRESSTVMAGNQLPPVYSSRDLGNLGLSVCYDVRFPELYRHMALKGADILFVPAAFTAYTGKDHWQVLLQARAIENTCYIIAPAQTGQHYALRQSHGHAMIVDPWGVILSDAGNSPGVAIAEINPTRLEQVRRQMPSLQHSVFL, encoded by the coding sequence ATGAAGCCTTATCTTGCCGCCGCAATCCAGATGACAAGCTTGCCTAACCTAGAGAAAAATTTAGTTCAAGCAGAAGAATTAATTGAACTTGCCGTGCGTCAAGGTGCCAAGTTAGTAAGCTTGCCAGAAAACTTTTCTTACTTGGGAGAAGAAGCAGGTAAGATTGCCCAAGCAAGTGCGATCGCCCAAAAAAGTGAAAAATTCCTCAAAACAATGGCGCAACGCTTCCAAGTCACCATCCTTGGGGGCGGGTTTCCGGTACCTGTAGACAGCACAAAAGTTTACAACACCGCCCTACTGATCGATCCTAGCGGTCAAGAACTCTCGCGCTATCACAAAGTCCACTTATTTGATGTCAACTTACCCGACGGCAATACTTACCGCGAATCAAGTACAGTCATGGCTGGAAATCAACTCCCGCCAGTTTACTCTTCTAGAGATCTTGGTAATCTCGGACTCTCAGTGTGCTATGACGTACGATTTCCCGAACTTTACCGCCATATGGCACTCAAAGGTGCGGATATTCTCTTTGTTCCCGCTGCCTTTACTGCATACACAGGTAAAGACCACTGGCAAGTGCTACTCCAAGCACGAGCCATCGAGAATACCTGCTACATTATCGCTCCTGCTCAAACAGGACAGCACTACGCCTTACGCCAATCTCATGGTCACGCGATGATCGTCGATCCTTGGGGAGTAATCTTATCAGACGCAGGCAATTCACCAGGAGTTGCGATCGCCGAAATTAACCCAACACGTTTAGAACAAGTCCGCAGACAAATGCCATCACTGCAACATAGCGTGTTTCTTTAA
- the glyS gene encoding glycine--tRNA ligase subunit beta: MPSFLLEVGTEELPADFVAGAIHQWRSRIPQSLQEHSLSASSIDVYGTPRRLAVVIHGLPDQQPDREEEIKGPPAQAAFKDGQPTKAAEGFARKQGVALEALKIRATDKGDFVFIQQSFPGKPTAELLTELVPQWITGLEGKRLMRWGDGDLRFARPIVWLITLLDDAVLSVELENGSKTIKSDRFSLGHRVLSPGKVIVTHPNNYIDILQRAFVEVNPQQRQNKIQEHTQAAAQKVNGSTPIYPDLLTEVTNLVEFPSAVVGNFDEEFLNLPAEVITTVMVTQQRYFPVFKNNNFEELLPYFITISNGDPAKSDIIAAGNARVIRARLADGQFFYKTDLSRPLESYLPQLETVTFQEELGSVRDKVARVSKVAELISAQLQLSKENSNLIQRAALLCKADLVTQIVYEFPELQGVMGQKYALASGEHEAVATAIFEHYLPRSASDRLPRTMTGQVVGLADRLDTLVSIFGLGMIPTGSSDPFALRRAANAIINITWSANLQINLQQLLEQVATDFVAAHPTQLNLLHQLQEFFLQRLRSQLQEEMIDYDLVNAVVGDNDADYKMRALQDLLDVRDRAFFLQSIRNNGELEIVYDTVNRSTRLAAQGDLNTTELHPQLINQALFQKSSEQAFYDALVQLEPKTIAARASRDYQQLITALAEIAPKVSSFFDGADSVLVMDSDPEIRRNRLNLLGLLRNHARVLADFGAIVKN, translated from the coding sequence ATGCCTAGTTTTTTATTGGAAGTTGGCACAGAGGAATTACCTGCAGATTTTGTTGCCGGTGCGATTCACCAATGGCGATCGCGGATTCCTCAAAGTTTGCAGGAACATAGTTTGTCTGCGAGTTCAATTGACGTTTATGGGACTCCTCGGCGGTTGGCTGTTGTCATTCACGGATTACCTGATCAGCAACCGGATCGTGAAGAAGAAATTAAAGGTCCACCAGCACAGGCAGCATTTAAAGACGGACAACCAACGAAGGCTGCTGAGGGATTTGCCAGAAAGCAGGGAGTTGCCCTTGAAGCATTAAAAATTCGCGCTACGGATAAAGGAGATTTTGTCTTTATCCAGCAAAGTTTTCCTGGAAAACCTACTGCTGAACTACTGACAGAACTAGTACCGCAGTGGATTACAGGGCTAGAAGGTAAACGCCTGATGCGATGGGGTGACGGCGATCTGCGGTTTGCACGACCGATTGTTTGGCTAATAACTTTACTTGATGATGCTGTATTGTCTGTGGAGTTAGAGAATGGTTCAAAGACGATTAAGAGCGATCGCTTTAGTCTTGGACATCGCGTCTTATCTCCAGGAAAGGTAATAGTTACCCACCCTAATAACTATATAGATATACTACAGCGAGCTTTTGTTGAAGTCAACCCACAGCAGCGACAAAATAAAATTCAAGAACATACACAAGCTGCTGCCCAAAAAGTCAATGGTAGCACGCCAATTTATCCTGATTTGCTGACAGAAGTCACAAATTTAGTAGAATTTCCTAGTGCCGTTGTTGGGAATTTTGATGAAGAATTCTTAAACTTGCCTGCGGAAGTCATTACAACAGTGATGGTAACTCAGCAGCGATATTTTCCTGTATTTAAAAATAATAATTTTGAAGAGCTTTTACCATATTTCATTACAATTTCTAATGGAGATCCTGCAAAATCAGATATTATTGCAGCGGGTAATGCACGAGTCATTCGCGCTCGATTAGCTGATGGTCAATTTTTCTATAAAACTGATTTATCAAGACCGTTAGAAAGTTATTTACCACAACTAGAAACTGTTACTTTTCAAGAAGAATTGGGTTCAGTTCGCGATAAAGTTGCGCGAGTCAGCAAAGTTGCTGAACTGATTTCTGCGCAATTACAGCTATCAAAAGAAAACAGTAACTTGATTCAACGTGCCGCATTATTATGCAAAGCTGACTTAGTAACACAAATAGTGTATGAGTTTCCCGAACTTCAGGGAGTCATGGGGCAAAAGTATGCTTTAGCAAGTGGCGAACATGAAGCTGTAGCCACTGCAATTTTTGAGCATTACTTACCAAGAAGTGCTAGCGATCGCCTACCAAGGACAATGACAGGTCAAGTCGTCGGTTTGGCTGACCGACTCGACACTTTAGTCAGTATTTTTGGATTAGGAATGATCCCGACAGGTTCATCTGATCCTTTTGCTTTAAGACGTGCCGCTAATGCAATAATTAACATTACCTGGAGTGCCAATTTACAAATTAATTTACAGCAACTCTTAGAGCAAGTAGCAACAGATTTTGTTGCTGCACATCCAACGCAGTTAAACCTACTACACCAATTACAAGAATTTTTTCTCCAACGCCTGCGCAGTCAATTACAAGAAGAAATGATTGATTATGATTTAGTGAATGCCGTTGTAGGAGACAATGATGCTGACTATAAAATGCGAGCATTGCAAGATTTATTAGACGTACGCGATCGCGCTTTCTTTTTACAATCAATTCGCAATAATGGTGAGTTAGAAATAGTTTACGATACTGTGAATCGATCAACTCGCTTAGCAGCACAAGGAGATTTAAATACTACCGAACTACATCCACAATTGATAAATCAAGCACTATTTCAAAAATCATCAGAACAAGCATTTTATGATGCCTTGGTACAACTCGAACCAAAAACAATTGCTGCCCGTGCTTCGCGTGATTATCAACAATTGATAACAGCATTAGCAGAAATTGCTCCAAAAGTCAGTAGTTTTTTTGATGGAGCAGATAGTGTTTTAGTTATGGATTCCGATCCAGAGATTAGGCGAAATCGTTTGAATTTATTGGGACTATTACGCAATCATGCTCGCGTTTTGGCAGATTTTGGTGCAATTGTCAAAAACTAG
- the aspS gene encoding aspartate--tRNA ligase, which produces MRTHYCGELRSSSIGETVTLNGWVDRRRDHGGVIFLDLRDAFGSGSALRTGVVQIVSDPQRTPGSYAQADALRNEYVVQITGRVTQRPPESINPRLPTGEIEIYADEIQLLNAVHKQLPFQVATADTEIVREDLRLKYRYLDIRTSRMSRNLQLRHQVVKAIRRYLEDEYNFIEVETPILTRSTPEGARDYLVPSRVNPSEWFALPQSPQLFKQLLMVSGCDRYYQIARCFRDEDLRADRQPEFTQLDMEMSFMSQAEILELNEGLVCHIFKAVKGIELPRPFPRLTWMEAMERYGSDKPDTRFGLELVNVSDLVKDSGFKVFSGAIASGGTVKVLPIPHGNEIISNVRIKPGGDLFKEAAEAGAKGLAYIRVRDDGEIDTIGAIKDNLTAEQKQELLQRTGATAGHLLLFGAGDTVTVNKTLDRLRQFIGRELGLIDPDKINLLWVTDFPMFEWNAEEKRLEALHHPFTAPHPDDLHDLKTARAQAYDLVLNGVEVGGGSLRIYQREIQEQVFTAIGLSQAQAQNKFGFLLEAFEYGTPPHGGIAYGLDRLVMLLAGEESIRDVIAFPKTQQARCLLTDAPSSVDDKQLKELQVVSTYKPKA; this is translated from the coding sequence ATGCGAACTCACTATTGCGGCGAACTGCGTTCCTCAAGTATTGGAGAAACTGTCACCCTGAATGGCTGGGTAGACCGTCGCCGCGATCACGGAGGCGTGATATTTTTAGATTTACGCGATGCCTTCGGCTCAGGCTCCGCCCTACGCACGGGAGTTGTGCAAATTGTTAGCGATCCGCAACGTACACCAGGATCGTACGCGCAAGCGGACGCACTCCGAAACGAATACGTTGTTCAAATTACCGGAAGAGTCACCCAGCGCCCACCCGAATCGATCAACCCGCGCCTACCTACAGGTGAAATCGAGATTTACGCCGACGAAATTCAACTTCTCAATGCTGTCCACAAACAATTACCCTTTCAAGTCGCCACGGCTGATACAGAGATAGTTCGCGAAGACTTACGGCTGAAGTACCGCTATTTAGACATTCGCACTAGTCGCATGAGTCGTAATTTGCAGTTGCGTCACCAAGTCGTCAAAGCAATCCGGCGTTACTTAGAAGATGAATATAACTTTATTGAAGTTGAAACGCCAATTCTGACGCGTTCTACGCCCGAAGGCGCAAGAGATTACCTTGTTCCTAGTCGCGTGAATCCAAGTGAATGGTTTGCCTTACCGCAGTCACCGCAGTTATTTAAACAATTACTGATGGTGTCGGGTTGCGATCGCTACTATCAAATCGCCCGTTGTTTTCGCGATGAAGACTTACGCGCCGACAGACAACCAGAGTTTACGCAATTAGACATGGAAATGAGTTTCATGTCGCAAGCCGAAATTCTCGAACTGAACGAAGGCTTAGTTTGTCATATCTTCAAAGCCGTTAAAGGCATCGAACTACCACGTCCTTTCCCGCGTTTAACGTGGATGGAGGCGATGGAACGTTACGGTAGTGATAAACCTGATACGCGCTTTGGTTTAGAACTTGTGAATGTTTCTGATTTAGTAAAAGATTCCGGCTTCAAAGTCTTTTCAGGTGCGATCGCATCCGGTGGTACTGTCAAAGTGCTACCGATTCCTCACGGTAACGAAATTATTTCTAATGTCCGGATTAAACCTGGCGGCGATCTCTTCAAAGAAGCTGCGGAAGCAGGTGCTAAAGGTTTAGCTTACATTCGCGTGCGCGATGACGGTGAAATTGACACAATTGGCGCCATTAAAGACAATCTCACTGCTGAACAAAAGCAAGAATTATTGCAACGTACAGGTGCAACAGCAGGGCACTTGTTACTTTTTGGTGCTGGTGATACTGTAACCGTTAATAAAACTTTAGATCGATTGCGACAATTCATTGGACGCGAATTAGGGCTAATTGACCCTGATAAAATTAACTTACTGTGGGTGACAGATTTTCCAATGTTTGAGTGGAACGCTGAAGAAAAGCGTTTAGAAGCACTCCATCACCCATTTACCGCACCGCATCCTGATGATTTACACGATCTTAAAACCGCCCGCGCCCAAGCGTATGATTTGGTATTAAATGGTGTCGAAGTTGGTGGTGGAAGTTTGCGGATTTATCAACGCGAAATTCAAGAACAAGTTTTTACCGCGATTGGGCTTTCGCAAGCGCAAGCACAAAACAAATTTGGCTTTCTTTTAGAAGCGTTTGAGTATGGGACACCACCACATGGCGGAATTGCTTACGGTTTAGATCGTTTAGTAATGTTGCTTGCTGGCGAAGAGTCGATCCGTGATGTGATAGCGTTTCCAAAGACACAACAGGCGCGGTGTTTGTTAACCGATGCACCTTCGAGTGTAGATGATAAGCAATTGAAGGAATTGCAGGTTGTCTCAACGTATAAGCCTAAAGCTTAG
- a CDS encoding S-layer homology domain-containing protein → MHSLFSVKNIASLTLGLTVVAPMVSIAPATAQTTFPDVPQNYWAQPFIESLTARNIIAGYPDGTFRPEQAVQRDEFAALVRKAFSTEQVREIPSASTFNDVPQGYWANPAIEEAYEQGFMQATENNNFLPEEEIERAEALVILMRGLNLVPAQTAATAPQTTPGQTTPATRRARRGSIPFAIASLMQPVFSAVSQVAPAQATPPETTTPSETQAAVSRPPAEIVSNYYTDAAQIPPNAVEDVARATEANVVVNYPSVRVLNPTEPLSRASAAAWIHQALVRLGRLEPLTPNVEATNYIVGRPNAENQ, encoded by the coding sequence ATGCATAGTTTATTTTCAGTAAAAAATATCGCTTCATTAACTTTAGGATTAACCGTAGTTGCTCCGATGGTTAGCATTGCCCCAGCAACAGCACAAACAACATTTCCTGATGTGCCGCAAAATTATTGGGCGCAACCTTTCATTGAATCTTTAACAGCACGAAATATCATTGCTGGTTATCCTGACGGTACATTTAGACCTGAACAAGCTGTGCAACGCGATGAATTTGCAGCACTCGTACGCAAGGCTTTTAGTACCGAACAAGTAAGAGAGATTCCTAGTGCGAGTACGTTTAATGATGTTCCCCAAGGTTATTGGGCAAATCCAGCAATTGAAGAAGCTTACGAACAAGGCTTTATGCAAGCCACAGAGAATAACAATTTTTTACCTGAAGAGGAAATTGAACGAGCAGAAGCATTAGTTATTCTAATGCGGGGATTGAATTTAGTACCCGCACAAACAGCAGCCACAGCACCACAAACAACTCCAGGGCAAACAACGCCAGCGACTCGCCGCGCCAGAAGAGGCTCAATTCCATTTGCGATCGCATCTTTGATGCAACCTGTATTTAGTGCGGTGAGTCAAGTCGCACCAGCACAAGCTACTCCTCCTGAAACGACAACACCATCTGAAACTCAAGCAGCAGTTAGTCGTCCACCTGCTGAAATTGTTAGCAATTACTACACCGATGCTGCACAAATTCCTCCTAATGCAGTAGAAGATGTCGCTAGAGCAACTGAAGCCAATGTTGTTGTTAATTATCCAAGCGTACGTGTTTTGAATCCTACCGAACCACTAAGCCGCGCCAGCGCAGCCGCATGGATTCATCAAGCCTTAGTCCGTTTAGGTAGACTTGAGCCACTAACTCCGAATGTAGAAGCGACAAACTATATTGTCGGTCGTCCTAATGCTGAAAATCAGTAA